From the genome of Methanofervidicoccus abyssi, one region includes:
- a CDS encoding FumA C-terminus/TtdB family hydratase beta subunit, giving the protein MELKTPISKNTVYKLKVGDIVYLNGRIYTGRDEAHINIIKRIDEKDIRKIVNKLKEGVIYHAGPIMKKVGDKWRCISIGPTTSARMNEVEADFIKITGISAIVGKGGMKGDLLNIFKEYGVVYLAAPGGCAALLADAVVDVKGVYLPELGMPEAVWELEVENFGPLVVAMDTYGRSIYEEVNREVMKKLKELI; this is encoded by the coding sequence GTGGAGTTAAAAACCCCTATATCAAAAAATACAGTGTACAAATTGAAGGTTGGAGATATAGTTTATCTCAATGGAAGGATCTATACAGGGAGAGATGAGGCCCATATAAACATTATAAAGAGAATAGATGAAAAGGACATTAGAAAGATTGTAAATAAGTTAAAGGAGGGAGTAATATATCATGCTGGGCCAATTATGAAAAAAGTAGGAGATAAATGGAGATGTATATCTATAGGACCTACAACTTCTGCAAGGATGAACGAGGTAGAGGCAGATTTTATAAAGATCACTGGTATCTCTGCTATAGTTGGGAAAGGTGGTATGAAGGGAGATTTACTAAATATCTTTAAAGAGTATGGAGTTGTCTATCTCGCCGCCCCTGGAGGATGTGCAGCACTACTTGCAGATGCAGTGGTGGATGTAAAGGGAGTATATCTACCTGAGTTAGGTATGCCAGAAGCTGTATGGGAACTCGAGGTTGAAAACTTCGGTCCTTTGGTAGTTGCAATGGATACCTATGGAAGAAGTATTTACGAGGAAGTGAATAGGGAGGTAATGAAAAAACTCAAAGAGCTGATTTAA
- a CDS encoding translation initiation factor IF-2 subunit alpha — protein MRKDFPEEGELVIGTVVDVKPYGAFVELLDYPNREGLIHISEVSSGWVKNIRDHVKKGQRVVAKVMRVDKKKGHIDLSLKRVTEQQKKAKIQEWKRFQRAEKLLQFAGEKLGKSLEEAWEEVGYKLEEEFGELYHALECIAIEGKEILEELDIPKEWKDILYEVAIENIELPTVKVDGILTLTTTEPNGIKVIKNVLKKALKANPYEDVVVDIRYVGAPKYRIEVEAPDYKSGEEVLRKVADTAINSIKKYKGGEGSFVREYH, from the coding sequence ATGAGAAAGGACTTCCCAGAAGAAGGAGAGTTAGTTATCGGTACAGTTGTAGATGTAAAACCTTATGGAGCATTTGTAGAGTTGTTGGATTATCCAAATAGAGAAGGGCTGATCCATATATCTGAGGTATCTTCTGGATGGGTAAAGAACATAAGAGATCATGTTAAAAAGGGACAGAGGGTAGTGGCAAAAGTAATGAGGGTAGATAAGAAGAAGGGACATATAGACCTATCTTTAAAGAGAGTTACAGAACAGCAGAAAAAGGCTAAAATACAGGAGTGGAAAAGGTTTCAAAGGGCGGAAAAGTTACTACAATTTGCAGGGGAGAAGCTTGGAAAGTCCCTTGAGGAAGCCTGGGAGGAAGTAGGGTATAAGTTAGAGGAGGAGTTTGGAGAACTCTATCACGCCTTAGAGTGTATTGCCATAGAAGGCAAAGAGATCTTAGAGGAGTTGGATATTCCAAAGGAATGGAAAGATATACTTTACGAGGTGGCTATTGAAAACATAGAGTTGCCTACTGTAAAGGTAGATGGTATATTAACACTTACTACAACGGAACCTAACGGTATCAAAGTTATAAAGAATGTCCTGAAGAAGGCCCTGAAGGCCAACCCCTACGAAGACGTCGTTGTAGATATAAGATACGTTGGAGCTCCAAAGTACAGGATAGAAGTTGAGGCCCCAGATTACAAGAGTGGAGAAGAGGTACTGAGGAAAGTTGCAGATACTGCTATAAACTCCATCAAGAAGTATAAGGGAGGGGAAGGTAGTTTCGTAAGGGAGTACCATTAA
- a CDS encoding RNA-protein complex protein Nop10 — MRIKKCPRCKRYALKDICNICGEKTVTVKPPRFSLEDRYGEYRRMLKRSLKNKR, encoded by the coding sequence ATGAGGATAAAAAAGTGTCCAAGATGTAAGAGATATGCATTGAAGGATATCTGCAATATCTGTGGAGAAAAGACTGTAACTGTCAAACCACCGAGATTCTCCTTAGAGGACAGATATGGTGAGTACAGGAGAATGTTGAAAAGATCTTTAAAAAACAAAAGATAA
- a CDS encoding DUF530 family protein: MDSSVLIRRCNEFLEELSKFREEMSSKFSENLDSDFYSNLIDILSRNLKILEDLKEKMELQGFDTPFIGVGKLKGCDEEDLYEIKSYVSYLRRMVDEKKGVLERVRYAIVSHRIALGHLKEKEGNRRIVHFLPYDGSNKNILFNMPTLFVRTYKRLLNILESEGKGILSSVTITFIVVEDGKRKLKRIKIEDENYEEYLKRNYGDVLITSIKKNYTKNKLISDSYVRKTLALSYLLAYWNEIERKIKKEYEEKLSEHQKELIEKYRNTVLDLREDVEGGVIDIRALEELKIKRIRMREELERLGIYKEGKLVEELESALRVEKEISEKFSYSIAVEYLSQDIFKYYLYKTPDERSKSSMFPSILPTPSPLNLRWMEIEGIDPVNVLDVKFLLEKELPKYSISIKDLGGVALYLIHGWDEVQRYGFRRKDVEEILKDMAPIDRLRSLLSKKGVDIKKLERYDSIKRERTKRFLDALSRL, translated from the coding sequence ATGGACAGTAGTGTTTTGATTAGAAGATGTAATGAATTTTTGGAAGAGTTGTCAAAATTTAGAGAGGAGATGTCATCAAAATTTTCAGAGAATTTAGATAGTGATTTCTATAGTAATCTGATAGATATCTTAAGTAGAAATTTAAAGATTTTAGAGGATTTAAAGGAGAAGATGGAATTACAAGGTTTTGACACTCCCTTTATAGGCGTAGGGAAGTTAAAAGGGTGTGATGAGGAAGATCTCTACGAGATAAAGTCTTACGTCTCTTATCTTAGGAGGATGGTAGATGAGAAGAAAGGAGTGTTAGAGAGGGTAAGATACGCCATAGTATCTCATAGAATAGCCTTGGGACATCTAAAGGAGAAGGAAGGAAATAGGAGAATAGTACATTTTCTACCTTACGACGGCTCCAATAAAAATATACTTTTTAATATGCCAACACTCTTTGTCAGAACGTACAAAAGACTTTTAAATATATTGGAATCTGAAGGCAAGGGAATACTAAGTTCTGTCACTATAACCTTTATAGTGGTGGAGGATGGGAAGAGGAAGTTGAAGAGGATAAAGATAGAAGATGAAAATTACGAGGAATATCTTAAGAGAAACTATGGAGATGTACTTATAACTTCTATAAAGAAAAATTATACTAAGAATAAACTGATATCTGACAGTTATGTAAGAAAGACTCTGGCACTATCTTATTTACTGGCATACTGGAATGAGATAGAGAGAAAGATAAAGAAAGAATATGAAGAAAAACTCTCTGAACATCAAAAGGAATTGATAGAGAAATACAGGAATACAGTGTTGGACCTGAGGGAAGATGTAGAGGGGGGAGTGATAGATATTAGAGCTTTGGAGGAGTTGAAGATAAAGAGGATTAGGATGAGGGAAGAATTGGAAAGGTTAGGGATCTACAAGGAGGGAAAACTAGTAGAAGAGTTGGAGAGTGCTCTCAGGGTAGAGAAGGAGATCTCGGAAAAATTTTCATACAGTATAGCTGTAGAATATCTCTCTCAAGATATTTTCAAGTATTATCTCTACAAGACCCCAGATGAGAGAAGTAAATCCAGTATGTTCCCATCCATTCTTCCTACACCTTCCCCTTTAAATCTAAGGTGGATGGAAATTGAGGGAATAGATCCTGTAAATGTTTTAGATGTTAAATTCCTACTTGAGAAGGAACTTCCAAAGTACAGTATTTCCATTAAGGACCTTGGAGGAGTGGCTCTATATTTGATCCATGGTTGGGATGAAGTCCAGAGGTATGGGTTCAGGAGGAAGGATGTTGAGGAGATTCTTAAAGATATGGCCCCTATAGATAGATTGAGATCTCTACTGAGTAAAAAAGGAGTAGATATAAAGAAGTTGGAAAGATACGACTCTATAAAAAGGGAGAGGACAAAGAGATTCTTAGATGCCCTTAGTAGGTTGTAA
- the cbiB gene encoding adenosylcobinamide-phosphate synthase CbiB, which produces MLNPLILWGSIVVDRILGELPERIHPVVWIGKLIYFLEDIFRSTYSRNKVRDLFFGSLTTLITLTVVFLASYVLEAFISRLPEILQYLLYPFIFSTTIGYKSLLDFSRKPIDCVKEGDIEGARKCLQCIVSRDTSKLDIEHILSASVESLSENITDSIIAPLIYGALFGLPGAFLYRAVNTLDAMIGYRNEKYEYYGKLAARLDDILNIIPSRIAGLLLVITSPLYGGSIKGALYGFFREGSKTPSPNSGYTMATIANSLGIILEKIGYYRLGRGNIDIKKAYDSLKAVDIVVISFLVVYTLLYLFIAN; this is translated from the coding sequence ATGCTTAACCCTCTAATACTCTGGGGATCTATAGTAGTTGATAGAATCCTTGGAGAACTTCCCGAGAGGATACACCCCGTAGTCTGGATAGGTAAGTTGATCTACTTCCTGGAAGATATTTTTAGATCTACTTACTCAAGAAATAAGGTTAGAGATCTCTTTTTTGGATCCCTTACTACACTAATTACATTGACGGTGGTATTTTTAGCATCTTATGTCCTAGAGGCATTTATAAGTAGATTACCTGAGATCCTTCAATATCTCCTTTACCCTTTTATCTTCTCAACAACAATTGGATACAAATCTCTCTTAGATTTCTCAAGGAAACCTATAGACTGTGTGAAAGAAGGGGACATAGAAGGTGCGAGGAAGTGTCTTCAGTGTATAGTAAGTAGGGATACTTCGAAGTTAGATATAGAGCATATTCTATCAGCATCGGTAGAGAGTCTATCTGAGAACATAACAGATAGTATTATCGCCCCCCTCATATACGGGGCACTCTTTGGACTTCCTGGAGCCTTCCTATACAGGGCTGTGAATACATTAGATGCTATGATAGGATACAGAAATGAGAAATACGAATACTACGGTAAGTTAGCTGCCCGTTTAGATGATATATTAAATATTATACCTTCACGTATTGCAGGTTTACTCCTTGTAATAACATCACCACTATATGGAGGAAGTATAAAAGGGGCACTCTACGGTTTCTTTAGGGAAGGTTCTAAAACTCCCTCTCCAAATTCAGGATATACTATGGCCACGATAGCCAACAGTTTAGGCATTATCCTTGAAAAAATAGGGTACTACAGATTAGGAAGGGGAAATATAGATATTAAAAAGGCTTACGATTCCTTGAAAGCTGTAGATATAGTAGTAATATCCTTTCTTGTAGTTTATACTCTTTTGTATCTTTTTATTGCTAACTAA
- a CDS encoding 6-carboxyhexanoate--CoA ligase has protein sequence MYSVKMRASKNGRHISGAETIVEREKVEEYTIKFIRRAFFHENGTPDFINIKIEEIKEKIKYRDHLPIITVKCRSKEEAREVARNILRKEGIKEDVIDKAFRIVDEGGMRGASILNLEGYRLEPDRERGVRVKCISTSEELRERILKGNLGTERTVDAIAIATKVIDLGVIAELCTSDNPSYTTGYVATKKGYFRITNLKERGEVGGRVFFVDIPERDRERLEKLIRDLENKPYIIR, from the coding sequence ATGTACAGTGTAAAAATGAGGGCGTCGAAAAATGGTAGGCATATTTCGGGGGCAGAGACTATAGTAGAGAGGGAGAAGGTAGAAGAATACACTATCAAGTTTATAAGAAGGGCATTTTTCCATGAAAATGGGACTCCAGATTTTATAAACATAAAGATTGAAGAGATCAAAGAGAAGATAAAGTATAGAGATCACCTACCTATAATAACTGTTAAGTGTAGAAGTAAGGAAGAGGCCAGGGAAGTTGCCAGGAATATCCTGAGAAAAGAAGGAATAAAAGAAGATGTTATAGATAAAGCATTTAGAATAGTTGACGAGGGAGGTATGAGGGGAGCAAGTATATTAAACTTGGAGGGATATAGGTTGGAACCTGATAGGGAGAGAGGTGTAAGGGTGAAGTGTATATCTACATCTGAGGAATTAAGGGAAAGGATATTAAAGGGGAATTTGGGAACAGAGAGGACTGTCGATGCCATAGCGATAGCAACTAAGGTTATAGATTTGGGAGTTATTGCAGAGTTGTGTACTTCAGATAATCCATCTTATACCACAGGTTACGTAGCCACTAAGAAGGGATACTTCAGAATTACAAACTTGAAGGAGAGGGGAGAGGTAGGGGGCAGAGTGTTCTTCGTAGATATTCCTGAAAGGGATAGAGAGAGGTTGGAGAAACTGATAAGGGATCTGGAAAATAAACCTTACATTATCAGATAA